In one Misgurnus anguillicaudatus chromosome 1, ASM2758022v2, whole genome shotgun sequence genomic region, the following are encoded:
- the ifrd1 gene encoding interferon-related developmental regulator 1, translating to MPRAKKRSGRGGQQGNVQPFSDEDASIETLSHCSSLSDRTSAPEEAGESEEMTQEDFQYKLKVYIDSTVDKSAKTRQGALDGLKTAMATKILYDFISERRMTITDSIERCLKKGKGVEQSAAASLACLLCIQLGSGIESEEVFKTLKPVFKTILNDETANIQARQAYATSLGLCTLVAEDDILDVYATMESFESLFTRSYVREDGTRPSVSPQTTQLHTNALLSWALLLTICTGSHIRAIAQKHLAKLPRLLENDDVNMRIAAGETIALLFELIRDVDPDFEFDDWEPLCEKLNALATDCNKHRAKTDKRKQRSVFRNVLKAVEEGDFQTESIRFGTERMVIDSWVRKRTYDAFREFVGSGMNYHLQANEFIRDVFELGPPMLIDSAALKAMKSSRLERHLYNAAAFKARTKARNKVRDKRIDVGEF from the exons ATGCCACGAGCCAAGAAAAGGAGCGGCAGAG GGGGACAACAGGGGAATGTCCAGCCGTTCAGTGATGAAGATGCATCTATTGAGACCCTCAGTCACTGCAGCAGCCTCAGTGACAGAACCAGTGCACCCGAGGAAG CTGGTGAAAGTGAGGAAATGACTCAAGAGGACTTCCAGTATAAACTGAAGGTTTACATCGACAGCACAGTGGATAAGAg TGCCAAGACCAGGCAAGGTGCCCTTGATGGACTAAAGACCGCCATGGCAACCAAAATCCTGTACGACTTTATTTCAGAGAGAAGGATGACCATAACAGACAGCATCGAGCGTTGTTTGAAGAAAG GGAAAGGGGTGGAGCAGAGTGCCGCGGCTTCTCTGGCTTGTCTCCTGTGCATCCAGCTGGGTTCAGGAATTGAGAGCGAGGAGGTTTTTAAGACCCTTAAACCTGTTTTTAAGACCATACTTAATGACGAAACAGCCAACATCCAGGCTAGACAAGCC TACGCAACAAGTCTAGGCCTCTGCACTCTTGTGGCAGAAGATGATATCTTG GATGTGTATGCCACTATGGAGAGCTTCGAGAGCTTATTCACCCGCTCGTACGTTAGGGAGGACGGGACCAGACCTTCTGTGAGCCCTCAAACCACACAGCTTCACACCAACGCTCTTCTGTCCTGGGCCCTGCTGCTCACCATCTGCACGGGCAGCCACATAAGAGCCATCGCGCAAAA ACATCTTGCAAAACTTCCTCGCCTGCTGGAGAACGATGATGTCAACATGAGAATCGCTGCCGGAGAGACCATTGCACTGCTGTTTGAGCTCATCCGAGATGTCGACCCC GACTTTGAATTTGATGACTGGGAGCCATTGTGTGAGAAGCTGAACGCTTTAGCCACCGACTGCAACAAACACCGAGCCAAGACTGACAAGAGAAAGCAAAGATCTGTTTTCAGAAATGTCCTCAAGGCAGTAGAG GAAGGGGATTTTCAAACCGAGTCGATTCGCTTCGGCACAGAGCGAATGGTTATCGACAGCTGGGTGAGGAAGAGGACGTATGACGCTTTCAGAGAGTTTGTCGGCTCTGGTATGAATTACCATTTACAG GCGAATGAGTTCATAAGGGATGTGTTTGAACTGGGACCACCGATGTTGATCGATTCTGCTGCTCTGAAAGCTATGAAGAGCTCCAGACTGGAGCGG CACCTCTACAATGCAGCTGCATTTAAAGCTCGAACCAAGGCGAGGAACAAAGTTCGTGACAAAAGGATTGATGTTGGAGAGTTTTAG